In Mongoliitalea daihaiensis, one DNA window encodes the following:
- a CDS encoding trypsin-like peptidase domain-containing protein gives MFVDAIQKVSGFTRAIHTISRSYLSNQVIPGAATLFFVNELGVAVTCKHVIQWLTQGQTVQSRYQEFSAKKTQVRHPKKIKELELAYGYKEHSLIQMKTTFVDCVDRMSGFTWHLHPTYDLAILKFNDIGRSLYHGHAIFGKSSQAINQGSYLCRLGFPFPEFSNYTYSEAHDDILWTAEGVKASPRFPIEGMLTRFVADSNGVKYGIEMSTPGLRGQSGGPLFDANGHIYGMQSRTKHLHLGFDIEEKQIRSNGKLKNVSDYSFIHLGECIHLDIIKDFLRTHQIKFYEE, from the coding sequence CGTGCCATTCATACCATCAGTAGATCGTATCTGTCAAATCAGGTCATCCCAGGTGCTGCCACTTTATTTTTCGTAAATGAATTAGGCGTTGCCGTCACCTGCAAACATGTCATTCAATGGCTTACCCAAGGCCAAACCGTTCAATCTCGCTACCAAGAATTCTCTGCTAAGAAAACCCAAGTGCGCCATCCGAAAAAAATCAAAGAGTTAGAGCTTGCATACGGCTACAAAGAACACAGCCTCATCCAAATGAAAACTACTTTTGTGGATTGTGTAGACCGTATGTCTGGATTTACATGGCACCTACACCCTACCTATGATTTAGCAATTTTAAAATTCAATGATATCGGACGTTCCCTCTACCATGGTCATGCTATTTTCGGAAAAAGTAGTCAAGCAATCAACCAAGGAAGTTATTTGTGTAGACTGGGCTTCCCGTTTCCTGAATTTAGTAACTACACCTATTCGGAAGCACATGATGATATCTTATGGACTGCAGAAGGAGTAAAAGCATCTCCTCGATTTCCTATTGAAGGTATGTTGACACGATTTGTAGCAGATTCCAACGGTGTTAAGTATGGTATAGAAATGAGTACTCCCGGGCTGAGAGGACAAAGTGGCGGTCCATTATTTGATGCAAATGGTCATATTTATGGTATGCAAAGTAGAACTAAACACCTCCATTTGGGCTTCGATATTGAAGAAAAACAAATTCGAAGCAATGGGAAGCTAAAAAATGTAAGCGACTATTCCTTTATTCACTTAGGAGAATGCATTCACTTGGACATCATCAAAGACTTCCTAAGGACCCATCAAATCAAGTTCTATGAGGAGTGA